The genomic interval TTGACGGTTTAAAATATCCCAAGGGCTGTCATCAAATGCGTTCCAATCTTCATAGTTGTCTTCAATACGTTGGATGAAGAATGGTAAAGCGCCACCTAAGTGTGAGATGTGGAATTTAATGTTTGGATATTTTTGTGGAATTCTATTTTTCATTAAATGTAAGGCGACGAATGTTGATTCTAATGGCGCCCCGATAACCCAGTGTAATTGATAGTCATTGATCATGGGGGATTGTGCGCCACAACCTGTTGGATGAATGTAAAGTGTTGCGTTCAGTTCATTCATCGCTTCGAAAAATTCTTCAAATTGTAAATCTGCAATAGAAACTTTATCTTTAACGAGTGTTGGAATGGCAATGCCGATAAATTCATCTTTAGCTAAAAGTTCGCGTGCTTCTTCAATCGCTTGGTCAAGATACGGTAAAGATACAGCACCGTATGCTAAAAAGCGATCGGGATAATTTTTTACGAGAGATTCATATAAATCGTTAATTATACGTGCAGACTCTTTTGCTTCTTTTTTTGTACCCCATTGCGGTGATTGTGGTGTCGCGGAGATAATTTGTTTGCCAACCCCTGCATCGTCCATCATTTTAAAGCGTTTTTTTAAATCTTCTTCTGAGTCAGACTGGTTGATACCTTTTGCGACCTCTGTTCCTTGACTACCTAATTTACCTAGTCTTTCAAGATATGCTTCACTCCATAAATGTGCGTGTGTATCAATTGCTTTTGCCATCATATGTCTCAACTCCAATCAGAATTTTAATTAGTGTATTAAAGGTGATGTAGCAAGTATGCAGTGTTATCCAATTTTAAGCGCTTTCAATAAGAATTCAATTGATACGTTTTGATACATGGGATGTCACGTCAACTGGCATCATTGCGATACCACCCTATAAGATGTTATTGCCCAATTTTAATTTTTGAAACGCGCAATTCCCTTATCACTATTTTTAAGATAAGTAATGATGAAAATAGCTACTCTAGACTTTATTGAAGAGTAGCTATTTATTTATAGCGTTTAAGCTTGTTTTTTAGAAATACGTGTAGCAATGATAATACCAAAGATGACAATCACTGCGACGATACGGTAAGTCCATTGTAAACCGAAAATGTTACGCATCACTGGGTCGCCACCGTGTGCCATAGCCAATTGAGACATCACTGTAACGAGTAAACCTGTACCGATAGCAGCTGAAATTTGACGTAACGTATTATTCATAGCTGTCCCGTGTGGAATGAGTGATTTTGGTAAGGCGTTCATTGCTTCAGTTGTCATCGGTACCATGATGCCAGAGTTACCAAATGTGAGGATGACAAAGGATAAGATGATATACCATAGTGGCGATGTTTCATTTAAGAACGAAATCATGACTGCCCCAATAAAAATAAATGTCATCCCTGCGACCGCTAAAATACGACCGCCCATTTTATCGTAAAGTCTGCCGTTAATCGGTGCGAGTAAGCCCATCACAAGACCACCCGGTAATAATGTCAGACCTGATTGTAATGGTGACATGCCTCTCATAGATTGCATATAAATCGGTAACATCGTCATTGTCCCAATAAAAATCAAGAACATGAGTACGACTAAAGCAATCGGTACTGTAAATGAACGATGTTGAAATACGCGCATTTCGAGCATAGGTGTTTCGAGTTTGAGTTGACGTAAGACGAATGCGATTAAAATGATGACAGCGACGATGATCGTAACGTAGCTGAGTGGATTGCGCCAACCATATTGTCCTGCTGAACTAAAGCCGAAGAGTAAACCCCCAAAACCTAAAGTAGATAAAATGACAGATAAAACGTCGAGTGAGGGTTTGCTCAATTCAGTTGCGTTTGTCATTTTAAATAAACCTAAGACGAGCACGACAATCGAAATGATTAAAATGATTAAGAACAGGTAACGCCAATTGAACATGTTGACGAACCAACCGGATGCAGTCGGTCCAATCGCTGGCGCAAATCCGATAACTAAACCAAATAAGCCCATTGCCATACCGCGTTTTTCAAGTGGGAAGACAAGGAATAAAAATGTTTGCGTTAAAGGCATTAAAATCCCTGCCCCCATCGCTTGTATCGCGCGTCCAACAAGAATGAAAATATATTGTGGCGCGAGCATTCCTAATAATGAACCAAAAAGAAATAGCGTTAATGCTGTGAAAAATAAATGTCTTAAACTAAAACGTTGCGATAAATAAGCTGTCACTGGAATCATAATCCCATTAACCAGCATAAAAATCGTTGTGACCCATTGAGCGACTGAACTTGTTAAATGGAAGTCCGCCATAAATTCGGGTAAAACGGTTGTAAATAAAGTTTGATTAAGAACGGCTATAAAAGCACCAGAAATCATGATGATAATAGCCGGTAAATGTTGTTTAATTGAATGATTATCACCTACACTACTAGACATTTCCGTGTTTCTCCTTTCTAAACAGAAGTGACTATCATTTATTCTAAGCGGAATGCATTCCATTTGTCAAATGGATGAATTCTCGATATGATAGGACCATGAAAAGCAATTTAAGGAGGGCCATAATGGATACACAAAAAGTAGACAGAAAATTAGAGGTAGATGAACAAAAACAATTTCATCATCGTGTAGAGGCACTCGATTATTATACGCAGCAATTTATGCAACATGTCCCATTTGAAAATTTGGATGTCCAAAATGGCGTGCCAATTTCTACAGATTTAGATGATTTATATCACAAAATTATTGAACAAGGCCGTGGAGGATATTGCTATGAAGTGAACACGTTTTATGCCGCATATTTAGAGTCAAAAGGATATGAAACACATTTTCTTCCTGCAACGATTCACACTCCCAATGGCGGTCGTAGTTTAGAAGACTCACATGTGACACTCGCTGTCGTTATTGATGGAGAAACATATATTGCGGATGTCGGATTTGGCGGCTTACCTGTGAAATCGATTCATGTCACTGATGATGGGCATGATACAGTACAAGACATTAGCGGGGAATATCGTGCTGTGAGAGAAAATGATATGATTGCGATTCAAAAATGGGTGGATGATGCATGGCAAACAAAATTTGTAGCCAAAGCACAGCCACAAGAGATAAACTATTTCGATGATGTACTCGAACATAACCAACACGACCCTAAGTCACCATTTGTACACAGTGTCATCGTGACAATGCCAACTGCAACAGGGCGCGTAACAATGACACAAAATCATTTAACAGTGACAGATGAAGACGGTAAGCATAAAACGCTCGTGACGCCAGACAACTATCAACAATTATTACAACAGCACTTTGGAATCGACTTGACAGTACCTCGTTTAGAGAAAACTGAAAAAGAATAAAAAAGGATGTAATCTATGGCAAATCAAGACAAGACAAAGCGATTAGATGCACGACGCAATCAAGATAAGATTTTAACGACGGTAGCTCAAATGATTCGTGAAAATGATGACGTAGAAGCCATGAAGATGACAACAATCGCCAAACGTGCAGAAGTCGGCGTCGGCACACTGTATCGTCATTTCGCAAACAAATCGATACTTTGCCAAGCTGTCATTGATAATCAAATTGATGAAATGTTAGAAGATATCAGTACATTTTTGTCAGAACATGCGGACGCGTCGTTATATGACAGAATTCATGGGATACTCGAAATTTTTCTCACATTAAAAGAAAATAACTTAAACTTATTGAATTTTATTGAAAAGAATGGCTTAAAAATAAATGCTATTAGCGGTGCACCTTTTTATAATGATTTGTATCAGCATATTCAGCACGAGATGGAGAAAGAATCAGCAATTGTAGATATTGAGTTGAAAATAGACATGCTATTAAATGCATTTTCTTCAGATATGTATATGTTTGAACGTTTTACTCGTGGTTATTCCAAAGAAGCATATTTAAAAAAGTTACTCAATATCTACTTAAAATAGCATAATAGGTTGCTCTAAGATGTAAGCATAGGACTTAAGAGACTTTGAGGTGTCTGGGTTCTATGCTTTTATATGGGGATTTTTTCAGTTTTTCCTTCAACGATACATGCAACCAAATCATTGTTGTTAATTCTTTTCATGCGTGTCACCTTTTTGTAGCAAGGCAGCAATAATATTTTTTGTGCCTCTATAACTTTGGTATGTTGGCATAGTGTCGATAATACCACTTAAAAATAAATCACTTTTCTTTTTATCGTTTCGGTCTTTATCACCTAATAAATCAGAAAATCTGTTTATTTCTGACTTAGGTTTTTTCTGAGTTACATATATAGCGTCACTGCGGTCTATCGTATCAAGTACTTCAACGTAATGTGTACTAAATATCAGAGTGGCGCCATTAACATTTAATTCTCCAGTGAAAAATTCGATAATGAGTTGAATGATTCTTTTATTTAAATGGTTTTCTATTTCATCAATAATAAGGTAACCTCCTGTATAAAGGTCGTGTATAATATTGCTCAATATGTTTAAGGTTCTGATTGTTCCGGAAGATAAATCATTTTCTAATTCCAGTGAACTACTCACCACTTAGCTAAAACATAAAGGTTCTTAACGCTTGAAGTGGGAGCTTCTTGGGAATAGAGCGTACTTGTAAGTGTATTTCTTTACTAACAGAGGTTTCTCTTATTGACCAAGCTATCCCCGTAGACCCTACGGTTATCGGTCTTTTCTAAGCTAATGTTTGCATTCGTAGCCCTTCGGTCAAAATATTGATGCTCGCGTTTATATCTCGGTCATGGTGAGCATGGCAAATAGGACAAGACCATTCTCGAATTTTGAGATTTTTCTTGCCATCATTATGTCCGCAGTCTGAACAGACTTGACTTGATGGAAACCATTTATCAATCTTGACTATTTCACGTCCATACCAGTCAGCTTTGTATTGTAGCTTAATCACAAAGCTAGACCATGACACATCAGAAATGCTTTTAGCCAGTTTATGATTTCGCAACATACCTTTTGTGTTTAAGTCTTCAATACAGATAATATCGTGATTTTTGATAATCTCTGTACTCAACTTGTTTAGAAAGTCAGTGCGTTGATTCATTACCTTTTCATGTAGTCGTGCAACTTTCTGTTTTTGTTTCTGGTAGTTTTTGGCTTCAAAGAGATTGATACCCTTCTTTTTGGCTAACAGGGCACGTCTCGACAACTTACGTTGTTCACGTTTTAGTTTCTGTGCCATTTTCGAAGTGAACTTATTATTATCAATCTTTTGACCGTCAGAAAAAATGGCAAAATGAGTGATTCCAAGGTCAATTCCAATTGCAGAATTAGTTTTAGGAAACTCGACAACTTCTTCTTTGCACAATAAAGAAACATAGTATTTACCGCTTGAACGGCGTGATATTGTAGCTGATTTGATAATACCTTTAGGTTGTCTATGAAGCTTTATTTTAACTGATGACTTCAACTTAGGAACTTTGATGAATTTATTATCAATCAAGGATATTGTGCCATTTTGATTATTAGTGGTATAGCTTTGAACGGGATTCTTCTTACTTTTGAACCGAGGAAATCCAACAGATTTATCTCTAAAGAAATTCTTATATGCCTTGTCTAAATTGAGTTGTGCATTAGCCAAGGCAAGGCTATCTACTTCCTTCAAAAATGGAAATTCATTCTTATATTTAGCTGGTGTCGGGAACTTCATTTTTTTAGAAGAAACATTCTTAGTTTCTTCATAAGCTTTCATTCGATCATCAAGCATTAGATTGTAGACCTTACGGACACAACCGAAAGACTTAGCGAAGAAAATTTTTTGTTCTTCAGTTGGATAGATTCTAAATTTATATGCTTTGAGTCGTTCCATAAGCTACGCACCTCTCTATTTATGATTATAACCTTGATTCTGAATATATTTTTTTATAACGTCAATTGGTGCGCCACCAGTTGTCAAAAGGCAAAAACTTCTAGACCAAAACATTTCTTTCCAAAGAAACTGTCTTACTTTTGGAAAGTCGCGTTTTATCAAACGCGAACTGGCACTTTTATAGGCATTGATGAATTTTGTCAATTCTGTTTTTGGTTGTGCTTTGAACATAATATGAACATGGTCTTTATCATGATTCCACTCAACTAGAGTAATATGATAAGACGCTGCAATTCGTACAAAAGTTGTTTTAGCAAATTCAGAAATTTTATCATCAATCACATGTCTACGGTATTTAGTAACCAACACAAGATGATAATAGAGAAGAAACACCGAATGATTATTAGTATCTAATTTCATGTTATATCAACTCACTTCTTATATAGACTGATTATAACATAGAACAAAATAAAAAGGCGATGAGCCTTGCGTGTCGGTTTTCGAGTTACCAACGGTAATCCTCATACCGAACGGCATTCATCACCCACCTATAGAGGATGGGAGACTTCTGCCTGAATTAAGTTAAATCGCAATGAATGGTTTCTTGATTACCTTTAAATTTAATTTTAAACTTAGGCATTTTATCATTTTCACTCATATCTGATTGTCTTGTAAATTCCTCAATACCTGAATCCAATAATTTCACCATATCCTCTGACATACTTTCGCTATAATATGATAGGAAATTGAAGTTAGTATGCATGATTAAGTCATACGATTTATTTAACGCTTCTTTTTGATTTAATATCCCTGAAAAGATGGAATCTTCCTTTTTTAGATAATCAGTATCCAGTTTTTTTCTAGATAAGAAACTTTCATAGTTACGTTCATCATCATATAATTTCTTATTAAACTTACTTGTTACTTTTAATCGGTTAATGATTTCATTTTCAAAATATACGTCATCTTTACTGTTAATCACATGAGATTGAATTGAATAAATATAAGCTTCATCAAAAATTTTGACGTGAATGGTTGCAGTTGGTTTGAGATATCTCACTAAACTATTGTCAGTCGTTAAACTTTCGTTATTTAAATAAATGTCTTGTATTCCCTTAATAATATTTAATACGGTTGTTTTTCCAGAAGCATTTTTACCCGTTATGGCAATCGTATTTAATTTATACAAAGAATTTTTAATCCTTGTGACATTTTCACCGACTTCTTCTGCACTCACTCTTTTATTGGTTGTATAGTTTATTTCAAACGTATCATTTTCAAAATTCTTAATCCCTTCTACTTTGGCGTACAGTATATACATCCCTACCACCTCACTTTAATTAATAGATTATTCTGCTATTACCTTCACTATTATACTATATTTTTCGAATTTCCGATTTTTATTTACGGAAAAACCGTAGATAGCATTAAATTAGATATAAAAAAAGACCCAACCATCAAAGTTGAGTCTCCTTTTTAATTTGGATTAATCCGTAACTTGTGATTTATCGTTAACAAATTTTTTCAATGTTTTATTTAATGCGTCGTCAGCTTCTTGATCGAATGCATATGTGCCGTCTTCGTTATATGTGATGTGTTGGTCTAAGATGAAGCGACCTTTATGAATCGTATCGGCACCGAGTTCTTTAATGACAGGGTCTAAACTGTATTGGAGTGCCAACACGTGCGCAAATGAACCTCCGACAGCTAAAGGCAATACAGTTTTGCCAGCGAAAGCGCTACGAGGTAGTAAATCGAGATATGTTTTTAAAATACCTGAATAAGCGGCTTTAAATACAGGAGATACGATGATAATGCCATCTGATGCTTCAATAGCTTGATGTGTGGCATGAATAGATTCATTCGTAAAGTCAGCAGTCATCAATGCTTTTGCGTCGAGTTGATGGACTTGGATCACTTCCGTATCAATACCCGCTTGATTGAGATAACGTTCTGCATAATGGATGACACCTGTCAGACGTGATGCCACTTTTTGACCGCCTGCAATAATGGTTACTTTTGCCATAAAAAATCCTCCTTCGTTTCAACAAGATAGATGATTAACTTTCTTCCTATTATAACAAGTCAACATAGAAATGTATTTCAGAGTGTTTAGTGTTGTTTTGCTTGAGAAACTGGAGTAATCTTGAAATTTAAATACAACCAATAAATTCTAATAAAATAAAAGATTGATTAAAATAAATGGTATGATGTGTTTACCCTGTTTATAAAAAATGCACTATATAATGGTAAGAATACGGTGTGATCAAAGTGGGCACCAGTTCAGAAAGATATCTTGAAAAATAAAAAACACATGTCGAAATGGAGCATGAAAGCCTTCAACATGTGCTAATTATTATAGTGACATGAGCTTTTCTTCTTGGCGAATACGAACGAACAAGAAGTAAGCGTACGGAATCAATAAGATAGATGTGTATGTCGCATGAGTAAGCAACAGAACACCGATTAATTCTGGAATAATATTCAAATAGTAGTTCGGATGTTTCGTAATGCGGTATAAGCCTGAACGAATGATAGGGTGGTCTGGCAAAATATACAATTTCAATGTCCAAATCGGTCCTAAAGTTTTAATAACGTGGAATAAAACAAGGTAAGCCAGTATAAGGATAATCAGACCTACAGTATTCATCAAACGCCATGTGTCATGGTTCAATAACGTCTCAATTGCTGCACCGACATAAATTAAAATATGTGTGATTGCTAGCCATTTCGAGTTTTTTTCGCCGTAAGCTTGCGCGCCTTGTTGAACAAGTTGCTTCGAATGCTTGATAGAAATAGCAAGGCTAAACAGACGAATAATAAAGAAAATCAGTAAAATAATAAAAGCCATGGTGTGCCTCCCAATTAAATCAAATCAATTTATTCTTATATTTTATAGTTTGCCATTTCCAATTGCTATTAACTAATTATTAAATATATAGAAACTAACAACATTTTTGGCGTATTGAAAGGGTTTTATATAACTAATATGTAAAACATAATATAAATTAACAGTTAAGCATAAGAATAATACAGTTAGGCAAAAGTTGAATATTTTGATATGTTCATTTGGTATATTAATAACATGGTAAATCCAATTTAAGGGGGAATAAAATTGCAGAAATTCAATAAACGTAACACTTTTGCACTTAGAAAACGATCCATGGGTGTTTCTTCCGTTATGATTGCCACGGGGTTGTTTATCATCGCGGGGCAAGATGGACAAGCAGCTGAAAATGCACAATCGAATGACGCACAAGTAGTAGATGTCCAACAACAAGACATCACTCAAAAGCCACAAGAATCGAATGATACACCAACTACTAACGACTCAGCCTCGTTGGAAGTACAACTTAAAAGTCAACCCGTCACATCTGGCGACAGCGATACGTCTGCATCGGAAACAACCAGCAATGATCAAACATTTCCTCAAATCTCCTCACCTACAGAATTAGAAGATAGTCCTACTGAATCAACACCAAACGTATCGCAACCAGAGTCACAGCAGGAAGTAGATCCGGAATATTCAGTCGTGAAGCGAGATGATGAAAAACAAAAACCAGAAATAGACCCGGAATATTCAGTCGTAAACCGAGATGATGAAAAACAAAAACCAGAAATAGACCCGGAATACTCGGTCGTGAAGCGAGATGGTGAAAAGCCAAAACCAGAAGTAGACCCGGAATATTCAGTCGTGAAGCGAGATGATGAAAAGCCAAAACCAGAAGTAGACCCGGAATATTCAGTCGTGAAGCGAGATGGTGAAAAGCCAAAACCAGAAATAGACCCGGAATATTCAGTCGTGAAGCGAGATGATGAAAAGCAAAAACCAGAAGTAGACCCAGAATACTCGGTAGTCGATCGACAAGGCAAAGATAAAGCAACAGCGCAGAAGCCTCAAACAAAATCAGCAGACAAAGATAAAAAGATCGTTGCGCCAAAGTCAAAGGTGACGACACCGCCTGCAAGACAAGCGACATCGGAAGGACAGACTCAAGCGCAAGCTGCACCGACGCTTGCTGAACAAGTCAAATCTATCGTTAAGGGCGACTATTTAAATGCAGACCCGATTATTTTTGTGCATGGTTTTAATGGTTTTACCGGTGACAATGCGCCTGAAAGTTCGAACTACTGGGGTGGATCGAAATACAAAATGATTGAAGACTTGCGCAATGCGGGTTACAACGTGTTTGAAGCGAGTGTCAGTGCTTATGGTAGTAACTGGGACCGTGCTGCTGAACTTTATGCTTACATTAAAGGTGGCGTGGTGGACTACGGAGCCGCACATGCTAAAAAATATGGACACGCGCGTTATGGTAGAACGTATGAAGGGATTTTACCAGATTGGGCACCAGGTCAAAAAATTCACTTGGTCGGTCATAGTATGGGGGGGATGACGATTCGTTTGTTTGAAGATTTAATCAGAAATGGGGATCAAGAAGAGCGAGATGACTATGAAAAACATGGTGGGACGCTAAGTGATTTGTTTATGGGTAACCACAAAGACATGATTACTTCGATTACGACGATTGCGACACCACTTAGAGGCACAGTGGCTGCTGATGATTTAGGTAATACGGACTTCGTTAAACGTCTCTTATACCAAATGAATATGATGCGCGGTAGTACAAACAAAGAAATTGATTATGGTTTGAGACAATGGGGTTTAATACAAAGAGAAGGCGAGACGTACAGTGAATATGTAAAACGCGCGAGTCAAAGCCCACTGTTCACTTCAACAGATACAGCACTTTATGACCTCACACGTGAAGGTGCAAGAACATTGAATGCGCGTGTAGATTTGAATCCTGACATTTATTACAAGTCGTATACTGGCGCAGCGACAAATGGCACGATATTCGATACACAAATAGCCGATGCATATTTGTATGGCTTATATTGGATTACTGCTGACCTTATTGGTGCGACAGCTGATCCGGAGTGGCGAGTGAATGATGGTCTCGTTTCAGTCATTTCCTCACAATTCCCTGGAGATGAAGCGTATCAGTATATTAACTTTGATTCAGATATTATGAAAGGTGTTTGGCAAGTGACACCGATTTTGGATGGTTGGGATCATGTCGATTTCATTGGTGGAGACACACTTGATTGGCATCATCCAGGTGTAGAATTACAAAAATTTTATCATGACTTAGTGGAAGACTTAGTACGTAAAGAGGACGAATAGCACATAAGAAAAGCCCAACATCTCTGTCATAGAAATGTCGGGCTTTTTGCATGCTTTAGTATTCAATATTTGGTGCTTTATTCACGTGTTGTTGATAACGTTTTAAAGCGTAAAATGCTGCAGTGAGTACAGTTGCAACGATAACTAATTTTTTCATATTGGCAACTCCTTTACTCGTAATAGTTTAATTCTAAGTCTTTAGAAGTTTGTTGACGTGTTTTTCTCATTAAGTCAACATCTTCAATTAATGATTTACCATAAGATGGAATCATTTTTTGTAACTTAGGTTTCCATTCAGCTTCGTAGTCAGCAAAGTTTCTTTCTAACACTTCAAGTGCGACAGAAACAGATGTAGAAGCCCCTGGCGATTCGCCAAGTAAAGCGATAACAGTATGGTCTTCAGAGTTCACCACTTCAGTACCAAATTGGATGAATCCTTTTCCGTATTCTTTAGTGTCTTTAATGACTTGAACACGTTTACCTGCTGTGTATAATTCCCAATCTTGATCTTTTGCTTCTGGGTAGAAAGTACGTAAGTGGTTCATACAACCTTCTTTTGTCATTAAGATTTGATCGATTGAGTATTTAATTAATGGTAAGTTTTTCGCAGCTGCAGCAAGTAAAGTTGTGATGTTGTATGGTTTAACTGATTTGAATAAATCTAAGTTTGAACCATTTTTCAAGAATTTAGGGCCGATGCTTGCGAAAGGTCCGAATAATAATGCTTTTTGACCGTTAATGTAACGTGTATCTAAATGCGGTACAGTCATTGGTGGTGTACCAGGGGGTTCTTTACCGTAAACTTTCACCCCATGTTCTTCGATAACATCTGGGTTTGTACACATTAAGAATTGACCTGTAATAGGGAAACCACCTAAGTGTTTACTTTCAGGGATACCTGTTTTTTGTAATAAAGGAATCGCACCGCCACCAGCACC from Staphylococcus sp. MI 10-1553 carries:
- the lqo gene encoding L-lactate dehydrogenase (quinone) produces the protein MPTQSDSKDIVIIGAGVLSTTFASMIKDLEPHWNLKLYERLDRPGVESSNERHNAGTGHAALCELNYTVKQPDGSIDIEKAKEINEEFEISKQFWSYLVKSKNIDTPRDFINPLPHISFVRGKNNVQFLKDRYNKMKAFPMFDNIEYTEDIEVMRKWMPLMMQGRNASDIMAASKIDEGTDVNFGELTRKMAKSIENHDHADVHYNHEVKDFNRRLDGKWEVTIVNRNTGEKQVQLADYIFIGAGGGAIPLLQKTGIPESKHLGGFPITGQFLMCTNPDVIEEHGVKVYGKEPPGTPPMTVPHLDTRYINGQKALLFGPFASIGPKFLKNGSNLDLFKSVKPYNITTLLAAAAKNLPLIKYSIDQILMTKEGCMNHLRTFYPEAKDQDWELYTAGKRVQVIKDTKEYGKGFIQFGTEVVNSEDHTVIALLGESPGASTSVSVALEVLERNFADYEAEWKPKLQKMIPSYGKSLIEDVDLMRKTRQQTSKDLELNYYE